A single genomic interval of Sceloporus undulatus isolate JIND9_A2432 ecotype Alabama chromosome 2, SceUnd_v1.1, whole genome shotgun sequence harbors:
- the MUSTN1 gene encoding musculoskeletal embryonic nuclear protein 1 — protein sequence MSQPAPVKKKRPPVKEEDLKGARGKLSSNQEIKSKTYQVMKQCEQAGSAAPSVFSRDRTGGETVFDKPKEEPPKSVFG from the exons ATGTCACAG CCAGCTCCTGTGAAAAAGAAACGTCCTCCAGTGAAAGAGGAAGATCTCAAAGGAGCTAGAGGAAAACTCTCTAGCAACCAGGAAATCAAATCCAAAACCTACCAAGTCATGAAGCAGTGTG agCAAGCTGGCTCTGCTGCGCCATCCGTATTCAGCCGAGATCGCACAGGAGGGGAAACGGTCTTTGATAAGCCCAAAGAAGAGCCTCCAAAGAGTGTCTTTGGCTGA